The Drosophila mauritiana strain mau12 chromosome 2R, ASM438214v1, whole genome shotgun sequence genome has a segment encoding these proteins:
- the LOC117136889 gene encoding proline-rich protein 36, whose translation MERLQPGDECLECQSEGRNHKLRYFYISLEEQLLKCESRSCLWPHNDEVSSDEDLDSEAALSITALQSELLESPAATLPSHPAASTSKPPPDDDDEFILELLQQLTPATETPLKTNLSPSSVPDLHSPSEEKPCPQLELPDLSFLEENIAVNEESPQALKSELGVPSTVLPDKLKSPPKAKTLQTQDIKAKQHLAPLKGATSPSWQGKAEIPLLPACVKASVRMSPSIKSKVSPFSSLPKKASTQPQSQSPPSTPPAVNIIISVPEMNTGMNGMFLDAIKRHSTEAKPSLRGGGRRPKRLARGTNARGIRTQDVMHLIEHLELTTPRTQ comes from the coding sequence ATGGAGCGACTGCAGCCGGGAGACGAGTGTCTGGAGTGCCAAAGTGAAGGCAGGAATCACAAGCTGCGCTACTTTTATATTAGTCtcgaggagcagctgctgaAGTGCGAGTCCAGGAGCTGTCTGTGGCCACACAACGATGAGGTGTCCTCTGATGAGGATCTGGACTCGGAGGCAGCACTTTCCATCACTGCTCTACAATCTGAACTTTTAGAATCTCCTGCTGCTACGCTACCTTCTCACCCAGCGGCTTCAACGTCCAAACCTCCTCCAGATGATGACGACGAATTTATACTGGAACTGCTGCAGCAATTGACACCTGCCACAGAAACCCCTCTTAAGACAAATTTGAGTCCCAGCTCCGTGCCAGATCTGCACTCGCCTTCAGAGGAAAAACCCTGCCCACAACTGGAGCTTCCAGACTTAAGCTTTCTGGAGGAGAACATTGCCGTAAACGAGGAATCCCCACAAGCATTGAAATCAGAGCTGGGAGTACCTTCAACTGTCTTACCCGACAAACTAAAAAGTCCGCCCAAGGCAAAAACTCTACAAACTCAGGACATCAAAGCTAAGCAACATTTGGCTCCACTGAAGGGAGCTACGTCCCCAAGCTGGCAAGGCAAAGCTGAAATACCTTTACTACCCGCTTGTGTGAAGGCAAGTGTTAGGATGTCTCCTAGCATCAAATCTAAGGTGTCTCCCTTCAGCAGTCTGCCCAAGAAAGCATCCACCCAGCCGCAAAGTCAGTCTCCACCCTCAACACCGCCTGCCGTCAATATTATTATCAGTGTTCCGGAGATGAACACGGGAATGAACGGCATGTTTCTAGACGCCATTAAACGCCATTCCACAGAAGCCAAACCGTCTCTACGTGGCGGAGGTAGACGCCCAAAGCGCTTAGCCAGAGGAACCAATGCCAGGGGCATTCGCACACAGGATGTGATGCACTTGATTGAGCATTTGGAACTTACGACACCACGGACGCAATAG